One window of the Niallia circulans genome contains the following:
- a CDS encoding SDR family NAD(P)-dependent oxidoreductase, giving the protein MQLDLKNKTALVTGSSRGIGKGIAIELAKEGVNVLINGRNYEEVEQTVNEIKLEFPDTFPQNATVDIVDIQQREALFKKHPQIDILVNNMGIYEIMKYEDVNDEVWEKYIHTNVLAANGLSKFYLPKMIKNNFGRIIFIASEEAVMPSGQMPQYCMTKTMLLSLSKSLSKLTIGKEVTVNTIMPGPTLSENVHQIIEGMYPNEDMTFSEKEKKFMTTNLPQSEIQRFIRPTEIGRLAAFICSPYASAFKGSPIRMDGGMVPTIF; this is encoded by the coding sequence ATGCAGCTAGATTTAAAAAATAAAACAGCTTTAGTCACTGGATCATCAAGAGGGATCGGCAAAGGAATTGCCATTGAACTAGCAAAAGAAGGTGTTAATGTACTAATTAATGGCCGAAATTACGAGGAGGTGGAACAAACTGTAAATGAAATTAAACTAGAGTTCCCTGATACCTTCCCTCAAAATGCCACTGTTGATATAGTAGATATTCAACAAAGGGAAGCATTATTTAAAAAGCATCCTCAAATTGATATTTTAGTTAACAATATGGGGATTTATGAAATAATGAAATACGAGGACGTCAACGATGAAGTATGGGAAAAGTATATCCATACCAATGTTCTTGCCGCAAATGGATTATCTAAATTTTACTTACCGAAAATGATAAAAAATAATTTTGGTAGAATTATTTTTATTGCGAGTGAAGAAGCAGTTATGCCTTCGGGACAAATGCCGCAATATTGTATGACAAAAACAATGCTTTTATCATTGTCAAAAAGTCTATCTAAATTAACAATAGGAAAAGAAGTCACTGTTAATACGATTATGCCAGGTCCAACACTCTCCGAAAATGTTCATCAAATAATTGAGGGGATGTATCCTAATGAAGATATGACATTTTCAGAAAAAGAGAAAAAATTTATGACTACAAATCTACCTCAGTCTGAAATCCAGCGATTTATCAGACCAACTGAGATAGGTAGATTAGCTGCCTTTATATGCAGCCCTTATGCATCCGCCTTCAAAGGTTCTCCGATCCGTATGGATGGAGGTATGGTACCGACTATTTTCTAG
- a CDS encoding AraC family transcriptional regulator, giving the protein MTLYASDRIKVPAGFWTGLSQLGIDALDVVRKAQLPLTIISDSVVTTAQYFAIWQAYAALIDDTAKGIIKLATSFETDHFPPTVLATYHARDYRDALKRMARYKQLCPPESLHITEEGEHCTIEIKSLHSEQPGLTILIGITMAFLLELGRRGTGQHLTASFVEFSTHSIGDLQLLEAYFGCRIQLGTNCNRLTIHRADLDRPFVSYNAELLEILTPVLEQSLNEQARGPSITETVKWIMKRSLTGGRPDIQTIASELGVSDRTLQRRLMEEGTSFKHLLTKVRHEQAKEYLADPSLDIKEVAFLIGYEDQSSFYRAFHLWEGATPLKWRTEYFGLNLIN; this is encoded by the coding sequence ATGACGTTGTATGCTTCTGACCGTATTAAAGTTCCGGCAGGATTTTGGACAGGATTAAGTCAATTGGGGATAGACGCTCTCGATGTAGTTCGAAAAGCACAATTGCCATTAACCATTATTTCTGATTCAGTTGTCACCACAGCCCAATATTTTGCGATATGGCAGGCTTATGCCGCTCTCATTGATGACACTGCGAAAGGAATCATCAAGCTTGCGACATCCTTTGAAACAGATCATTTCCCACCGACTGTCTTAGCAACTTACCATGCTCGTGACTACCGTGATGCCTTAAAGCGGATGGCTAGGTATAAACAACTGTGCCCTCCTGAAAGCTTACATATTACCGAGGAAGGGGAACACTGTACAATTGAAATAAAATCATTGCATAGTGAACAACCCGGTCTGACCATATTAATTGGTATTACGATGGCATTTCTTCTCGAACTGGGACGTCGGGGTACAGGTCAACATTTGACAGCAAGCTTCGTAGAATTTTCGACCCATTCAATTGGCGACCTACAGTTACTTGAAGCTTACTTTGGCTGCCGAATTCAGCTCGGTACAAATTGTAACAGGTTGACTATACATCGAGCAGATCTAGATCGTCCCTTTGTCTCATACAATGCAGAATTGCTAGAAATATTAACTCCCGTACTGGAACAGTCGTTGAATGAGCAGGCACGAGGACCTTCTATTACTGAGACAGTCAAGTGGATCATGAAACGCAGCCTAACAGGAGGTCGCCCTGATATTCAGACTATCGCGAGCGAGTTAGGGGTAAGCGATCGTACCTTGCAGCGGCGGCTTATGGAAGAAGGCACGAGCTTTAAGCATTTGTTAACAAAAGTTCGACATGAGCAGGCAAAAGAGTACCTGGCAGACCCCTCACTTGATATTAAAGAGGTCGCCTTTTTAATTGGATATGAAGACCAAAGCTCCTTCTATCGAGCCTTTCATCTTTGGGAAGGCGCTACTCCTTTAAAATGGCGCACTGAATATTTCGGTTTAAACTTGATTAATTGA